From a single Clostridia bacterium genomic region:
- a CDS encoding DUF4159 domain-containing protein, with the protein APPFHVLFDMQERVRVPGANVVHGSGIERGGTEPHWRAILDSRGRMMIAICFNMDVGDGWEFADDPDYPERLSSEAIRMGTNYVLYAMTH; encoded by the coding sequence GCCCCACCGTTTCACGTACTGTTCGACATGCAGGAGCGGGTGCGCGTGCCGGGCGCCAACGTGGTGCACGGGTCCGGCATCGAACGCGGCGGCACGGAACCGCACTGGCGGGCAATCCTGGATTCCCGCGGCCGCATGATGATAGCGATCTGCTTCAACATGGACGTAGGCGACGGCTGGGAGTTCGCCGACGATCCCGATTACCCGGAGCGCCTGTCATCTGAAGCCATCCGGATGGGGACGAACTACGTGTTATACGCCATGACCCACTAA